A portion of the Fusobacterium nucleatum genome contains these proteins:
- a CDS encoding ABC transporter substrate-binding protein codes for MRKIIKFLLCSLLLVIFFVACGEKKEEKVVTEDKPIVIGQTFVVGAIEPTVGGTPWSLTTHGLSETVFSVDRDGNLVSRYVEDVERTDKLNWVLKLKKGVKFSDGTEVNAEALAWAMNTVMEENPLSNATAGKVKFEKVDDYTVNVAVERETQNLKSLLTEWTNIIFKKTDNGYIFTGPYVIKNLEPEVSLTLEPNQYYENSEKRGEVIIKAISDMASMKLAYESGELDMAFGITPEIAGELKDEGKIVETIDAGYQYFGVLNTEAGIMSDKSVREAVSLGLDREDYIKALKGGRVANGLFAQYFPFAGDVKVEYNLEKANSILEENGWKLNKDGLREKDGKILSINILTYNSRPDLKIIMQVMLSQLNKMGIEAKTSIVDNIDVEAKKKEFDLILYAQHTAPTGNPAYFLNQFFRTDGSKNMMSYSSKEVDELLDKMGTIPYGDELIKTAKQIQEIIYKDLPVLYLVDPEWNVALSERLKDYKPYGGDYYIVNSELYK; via the coding sequence ATGAGAAAAATAATAAAATTTTTATTATGTTCATTGTTATTAGTTATATTTTTTGTAGCTTGTGGAGAAAAAAAAGAGGAAAAAGTTGTAACAGAAGATAAACCAATAGTGATAGGACAAACTTTTGTAGTTGGAGCAATAGAGCCAACAGTTGGTGGAACACCTTGGTCTTTAACAACACACGGACTAAGTGAAACAGTATTTTCAGTTGATAGAGATGGAAATTTAGTTTCAAGATATGTAGAAGATGTTGAAAGAACTGATAAATTAAATTGGGTGTTAAAATTAAAAAAGGGAGTAAAATTTTCTGATGGAACTGAGGTTAATGCAGAAGCATTAGCTTGGGCAATGAATACAGTTATGGAAGAAAATCCTTTATCTAATGCAACAGCAGGAAAAGTAAAATTTGAAAAAGTAGATGATTATACTGTAAATGTTGCAGTTGAAAGAGAAACACAAAATTTAAAATCTCTTTTGACAGAGTGGACAAATATAATATTCAAAAAAACTGATAATGGATATATTTTTACAGGACCTTATGTAATAAAAAATTTAGAACCTGAAGTTTCTTTAACTTTAGAACCAAATCAATATTATGAAAATTCTGAAAAAAGAGGAGAAGTAATAATAAAAGCTATAAGTGATATGGCTTCTATGAAATTGGCTTATGAATCAGGAGAATTAGATATGGCTTTTGGTATAACTCCTGAAATAGCTGGTGAATTAAAAGATGAAGGTAAAATTGTAGAAACAATAGATGCAGGATATCAATATTTTGGTGTTCTTAATACAGAAGCTGGAATTATGTCTGACAAATCAGTTAGAGAAGCTGTAAGTTTGGGACTAGATAGAGAAGATTATATTAAAGCTTTAAAAGGTGGAAGAGTAGCAAATGGTCTTTTTGCACAATATTTCCCTTTTGCAGGAGATGTAAAGGTTGAATATAATTTAGAAAAGGCTAACAGTATCTTAGAAGAAAATGGTTGGAAATTAAATAAAGATGGTTTAAGAGAAAAAGATGGAAAAATTTTATCTATAAATATACTTACATATAATAGTAGACCTGATTTAAAAATAATAATGCAAGTTATGTTATCTCAATTAAATAAAATGGGTATTGAAGCTAAGACATCAATTGTAGATAATATAGATGTGGAAGCTAAGAAAAAAGAATTTGATTTAATTCTATATGCTCAACATACAGCACCAACTGGAAACCCAGCATATTTTTTAAATCAATTTTTTAGAACTGATGGTTCAAAAAATATGATGTCTTATTCATCAAAAGAAGTAGATGAATTATTAGATAAAATGGGAACTATCCCTTATGGTGATGAACTTATAAAGACAGCTAAACAAATTCAAGAAATTATTTATAAAGATTTACCTGTACTATACTTAGTTGACCCTGAATGGAATGTAGCTTTATCTGAAAGATTAAAAGACTATAAACCTTATGGTGGAGATTATTATATAGTAAATTCAGAATTATATAAATAG